A window of the Xanthocytophaga agilis genome harbors these coding sequences:
- the hemB gene encoding porphobilinogen synthase — protein sequence MIRRPRRNRQSETIRRLAQETTLSTDDLIFPLFVTEGTNKAVEVSSMPGIYRYSPDLLLKEIESCLKLGIKTFDIFPQLEESKKDKYATESYNSDGLYLRTIREIKEKLPEATIMTDVAMDPYSSDGHDGIVKDGKILNDETLVVLGKMALAQARAGADIIGPSDMMDGRVGYIRETLDDEGFTNVAIMSYSAKYASAFYGPFRDALDSAPKFGDKKTYQMNPANRREALIEAELDYAEGADFLMVKPAFSYLDIIQTLNENFPIPIAAYNVSGEYAMIKAAAQNGWLDGERAMLEMLVSIKRAGAKIILTYFAKEFALLQK from the coding sequence ATGATTAGAAGACCCCGACGTAATCGCCAATCAGAAACAATTCGTCGCCTGGCACAGGAAACAACATTATCCACGGACGACCTGATTTTTCCACTATTCGTAACAGAAGGAACAAATAAAGCGGTTGAAGTAAGCTCTATGCCAGGAATTTATCGTTACTCGCCCGACTTATTGCTAAAAGAAATTGAAAGTTGTCTAAAGTTAGGCATCAAAACATTTGATATCTTTCCTCAATTAGAGGAAAGTAAAAAAGATAAATATGCCACTGAAAGCTATAATTCAGATGGGCTTTATTTGCGAACGATTCGTGAGATTAAGGAAAAACTGCCTGAAGCTACAATTATGACAGATGTAGCCATGGACCCTTATAGCAGTGATGGCCATGATGGTATTGTGAAGGATGGAAAAATTCTGAATGATGAGACGTTAGTTGTGTTGGGTAAAATGGCATTAGCTCAGGCAAGAGCTGGAGCAGATATCATTGGCCCATCAGATATGATGGATGGACGAGTAGGTTATATACGTGAAACACTGGATGATGAAGGATTTACGAATGTAGCCATTATGTCCTATAGTGCTAAATATGCAAGTGCATTTTATGGTCCTTTTCGGGATGCACTGGATTCTGCCCCAAAATTTGGTGATAAGAAAACCTACCAGATGAATCCGGCTAATCGAAGAGAAGCTCTCATCGAAGCAGAGTTAGATTATGCAGAAGGAGCTGACTTTCTAATGGTTAAGCCAGCCTTTTCGTATTTGGATATCATTCAAACGCTGAACGAAAATTTTCCCATACCTATTGCTGCATATAATGTGAGTGGAGAATACGCAATGATTAAAGCAGCAGCTCAGAATGGTTGGCTGGATGGAGAAAGAGCTATGTTGGAAATGCTAGTAAGTATTAAGCGTGCAGGAGCCAAAATAATCCTCACCTACTTTGCCAAAGAATTTGCATTGCTACAAAAATGA